The DNA region GCATGACGGTGTTGTCGCACGCCCGCCAGTACCCGCAGCGCTATCCGACCCGCATCGTCGGCGCTGCGCTGATCGCCTCTGCCGCAGAGGGAGTTTCACGCTCCCCGCTGGGCGAGATCCTCAGGAACCCGGCGCTGGAGGCGGTGCGTTTCACCGCGCGCTACGCGCCCAAGCTGGTGCATCGGGGTCGAGGTGCCGCGCGCAAGGTGATCGGTCCGATCCTGCGCGCAGCGTCGTTCGGCGACGAGAAGATCAGCCCCAGCGTCGTCGCGTTCTCCGAACGGATGATGCACGACACGCCGATCGCCACGCTGGTGGAGTTCTTGCACGCCCTCGAGGTGCACGACGAGACCGACGGGCTCAAGACGCTGAGCAAGGTGCCGACGCTGGTGGCGTGCGGTGACCGCGACCTGCTCACGCCGATGGAGTACTCCCAGGAGATGGCCGGCGAACTGGCGAAGTCGGAGCTCGTGATCATCTGTGACGCAGGGCATCTGGTGCAGCTCGAACGTCCGGACGTCATCAACGATGCGCTGATTCGGCTGGTCGAACGGGCCACCCCGTCAAAGCTCGTGGCACTGACCCGACGGATGCGTGAGCGGGTGCGCTCCCATGGATGAGCGGTCGGGTACCTGCGAACTGCTCACCGCAGACGACACCATTGCGCTGGGGGCCAGGCTCGGTCGGGACCTCCGCGCAGGAGACGTGGTGGTGCTGTCCGGACCGCTGGGTGCCGGGAAAACAGTGTTCGCCAAGGGGATTGCGCAGGCGATGGACGTCGACGGACCCGTGGTCTCGCCGACATTCGTGCTGGCGCGGGTGCACCGGCCGCGCCGCGCGGGTGCCCCGGCGATGGTGCACGTCGACCTGTATCGACTGCTCGACGAGGCATCGGTCGACCTGCTCGCGGAACTGGATTCACTGGACCTCGACACCGACCTCGACGACGCGGTGGTGGTGGTCGAATGGGGTGAAGGCGTCGCCGAGCGGCTGTCGGACAGCCACCTCGACATCCGGCTGGAGCGTGCCCCCGAGACCGATGTGCGCACCGCGATGTGGCAGTGGAGTCGGCCGTGAGCAGGCTGGTGCTGGCAGTCGACACCGCGACGCCCGCGGTCACGGCGGGCGTCGTCCGACTCGACGGTGACGT from Mycobacterium sp. DL includes:
- a CDS encoding alpha/beta hydrolase produces the protein MSGRGWLAGAAGISAVGTAAGVTAARSLRRRFKGEDPHLDEDFELLDADRSCVVTTPDGVPLAVREVGPQDAPLTVVFAHGFCLRMGSFHFQRARLSEQWGPQVRMVFYDQRGHGQSGESSPDTYTVEQLGQDLESVLAVMAPRGPVVLVGHSMGGMTVLSHARQYPQRYPTRIVGAALIASAAEGVSRSPLGEILRNPALEAVRFTARYAPKLVHRGRGAARKVIGPILRAASFGDEKISPSVVAFSERMMHDTPIATLVEFLHALEVHDETDGLKTLSKVPTLVACGDRDLLTPMEYSQEMAGELAKSELVIICDAGHLVQLERPDVINDALIRLVERATPSKLVALTRRMRERVRSHG
- the tsaE gene encoding tRNA (adenosine(37)-N6)-threonylcarbamoyltransferase complex ATPase subunit type 1 TsaE; this encodes MDERSGTCELLTADDTIALGARLGRDLRAGDVVVLSGPLGAGKTVFAKGIAQAMDVDGPVVSPTFVLARVHRPRRAGAPAMVHVDLYRLLDEASVDLLAELDSLDLDTDLDDAVVVVEWGEGVAERLSDSHLDIRLERAPETDVRTAMWQWSRP